In Aliidongia dinghuensis, the following proteins share a genomic window:
- a CDS encoding fumarylacetoacetate hydrolase family protein: protein MTDQFDPAPAAKVLADSWHSGQQLTELPAAVRPRTLSEGYDIQDRLVADLGIPTIGWKLGVGSHKLKRDSGVGRSIAGRLLKSRVLEPSQVVSLPNAAPATIEFEFAYVLGQDVLPTASIQDARSVVGSACVTFEVVLSRFVDRRAVGWPSFAADNAGFAALVVGDAVDPAALSDVARTLVVSVDGTERVRAATGDDVTVPCDALADLIAVAKERNMVLPRGSLISTGSMSVPFNVTGPVAIEARFLDRSLGFTTRVP, encoded by the coding sequence ATGACCGACCAATTCGACCCCGCGCCAGCGGCAAAGGTGCTCGCCGACTCCTGGCATTCGGGTCAGCAGCTGACCGAGCTTCCCGCCGCCGTTCGGCCCCGGACCCTGTCGGAGGGCTATGACATTCAGGATCGCCTCGTGGCCGACCTCGGCATCCCGACCATCGGGTGGAAGCTGGGCGTGGGAAGTCACAAGCTGAAGCGCGATTCAGGCGTCGGCCGCTCGATCGCCGGACGTCTCCTCAAGTCTCGCGTCCTCGAGCCGAGCCAGGTCGTGTCCTTGCCGAACGCCGCACCGGCGACGATCGAGTTCGAATTCGCCTACGTGCTGGGCCAGGACGTGCTTCCGACCGCGTCGATCCAGGACGCCCGATCGGTCGTCGGGTCCGCTTGCGTGACGTTCGAGGTGGTGCTGTCCCGCTTCGTCGATCGGCGGGCCGTCGGCTGGCCGAGCTTCGCGGCCGACAACGCCGGTTTCGCGGCCCTGGTCGTCGGAGACGCGGTCGATCCGGCGGCGCTCTCCGACGTCGCTCGGACCCTGGTCGTGTCGGTCGACGGAACGGAGCGCGTGCGAGCAGCGACGGGTGATGACGTGACCGTGCCGTGCGACGCGCTGGCCGACCTGATCGCGGTCGCGAAGGAACGCAACATGGTCCTGCCGCGCGGGAGCCTCATCTCGACCGGCAGCATGTCGGTGCCGTTCAACGTCACCGGTCCAGTCGCGATCGAGGCGCGCTTCCTCGATCGGTCCCTCGGCTTCACCACCCGAGTTCCGTGA
- a CDS encoding Ldh family oxidoreductase, with product MLDGRTSPDRLRRFASAAYEAVGMATADAALCADTLVQADLWGHQSHGVLRLSWYVARLKAGVCQAAARPEFAVDAGGVAVIDGHDAMGQVLAARAAEEAVARAKRHGIGAVAVRNSNHFGTALYFTLMAARQNCVAFLSTNASPAMAPWGGRKKMVGTNPWSWACPAGALAPMALDIANTSVARGKVYLARQRGEKIPEGWAIDAAGAPTTDPQAAIDGVILPMAGHKGYAIAVVMDMLSGVLTGSGFGAQVHGPYQFEHKSGAGHLMIALDIAAFQPVDEFGRRMEALIAELKSVPLARGADEIFYPGEIEARNDEKNRRDGLSLPDDTIADLRKLADELGLQKHLPFT from the coding sequence ATGCTAGACGGTCGGACCTCGCCGGACCGACTGCGACGCTTCGCGTCCGCAGCCTACGAAGCGGTCGGCATGGCGACGGCGGACGCGGCGCTTTGCGCCGACACGCTGGTGCAGGCGGACCTGTGGGGCCATCAATCGCATGGTGTCCTGCGTCTCTCCTGGTACGTGGCCCGGCTCAAGGCTGGCGTCTGCCAGGCCGCCGCCCGGCCGGAATTCGCGGTCGACGCGGGCGGTGTCGCCGTCATCGATGGGCATGACGCCATGGGGCAGGTGTTGGCGGCACGGGCTGCCGAAGAGGCGGTGGCGCGCGCCAAGCGGCACGGGATCGGCGCCGTCGCGGTGCGGAACTCCAACCACTTCGGCACCGCGCTTTACTTCACGCTGATGGCGGCACGGCAAAACTGCGTGGCGTTCCTGTCGACGAACGCCAGCCCGGCGATGGCGCCCTGGGGCGGCCGCAAGAAGATGGTCGGCACCAATCCTTGGTCCTGGGCTTGCCCGGCGGGCGCTTTGGCGCCGATGGCCCTCGACATCGCCAACACGAGCGTCGCCCGCGGCAAGGTCTATCTCGCCCGGCAACGCGGCGAGAAGATCCCGGAAGGGTGGGCGATCGACGCCGCGGGTGCGCCGACGACCGATCCCCAGGCGGCGATCGACGGCGTGATCCTGCCGATGGCCGGTCACAAGGGCTACGCCATTGCCGTCGTCATGGACATGCTTTCCGGCGTCCTGACTGGCAGCGGCTTCGGCGCGCAAGTCCATGGCCCCTATCAGTTCGAGCACAAGAGCGGAGCCGGTCATCTGATGATCGCGCTCGACATCGCCGCCTTCCAGCCGGTCGACGAGTTCGGCCGCCGGATGGAGGCGCTGATCGCCGAGCTGAAGTCGGTCCCGCTCGCCCGAGGCGCTGACGAGATCTTCTACCCGGGCGAGATCGAGGCGCGAAACGACGAGAAGAACCGGCGCGATGGACTGTCCTTGCCCGACGACACCATCGCCGACCTGAGGAAGCTCGCTGACGAGCTAGGGCTCCAGAAGCACCTGCCGTTCACTTAG
- a CDS encoding lactonase family protein has translation MQSDAQNEFLAPGFDRRWFLRTATFAVGSAAVLASPIAGAAPSHSSRSSETAMPTRRPCFAYVGSRTSRERNGHGKGLTVARIDPRTGDWTEIQVLDDLVNPSFLCLGPEGKCLYTVHGDSSEVSAFRRDPETGRLTFLNRQSTKGKNPVHLSFDASKSFLVVANYATGSVVTLPVASDGTLGEVLDLIELPGEPGPHKIEQKGSHPHEVMFDPGRRFLFVPDKGLDRIFVLTVDPAFGKLAFNATPSIQTREGAGPRHIVFHPTQPFAYVVNELDSTVATYAWDRERGELHPIEVVPATPSEFVGNNRSAEIAISASGQHVYVSNRGHDSIGLFAIDSSSGRLSPVAWTSTDGRGPRFFASDLSEDHFYAANELTDSIVELRRTRASGMLVQTGRVIESGTPVCILFAPA, from the coding sequence ATGCAGTCCGACGCCCAGAACGAATTTTTGGCACCTGGCTTCGACCGTCGATGGTTCCTTCGAACGGCGACGTTCGCGGTTGGCAGCGCCGCCGTGTTGGCGTCGCCGATCGCAGGTGCCGCCCCGTCACACTCATCTCGATCCTCGGAGACAGCCATGCCGACACGCCGTCCGTGTTTTGCTTACGTCGGGAGCAGAACCAGCCGGGAGCGCAACGGCCACGGCAAAGGACTGACGGTCGCCCGCATCGATCCGCGAACCGGCGATTGGACCGAAATCCAGGTTCTCGACGACCTGGTGAACCCGTCGTTCCTTTGCCTCGGGCCGGAGGGGAAGTGCCTCTACACCGTCCACGGCGACAGCAGTGAGGTGAGCGCATTCAGGAGGGATCCCGAGACGGGGCGGCTGACCTTCCTGAACCGCCAGTCGACCAAGGGTAAGAATCCGGTCCACCTCTCATTCGACGCCAGCAAGAGCTTCCTGGTCGTAGCCAACTACGCGACCGGATCGGTCGTGACGCTTCCCGTTGCCTCGGACGGCACGCTCGGCGAAGTGCTCGATCTGATCGAGCTGCCCGGCGAGCCCGGCCCGCACAAGATCGAGCAAAAGGGATCGCACCCGCACGAAGTCATGTTCGACCCGGGCCGCCGCTTCCTCTTCGTGCCGGACAAGGGGCTCGACCGGATCTTCGTTCTCACGGTCGATCCCGCCTTCGGAAAGCTCGCGTTCAACGCCACCCCGTCCATTCAGACGCGCGAGGGGGCGGGACCTCGGCACATCGTGTTCCATCCAACCCAGCCGTTTGCCTATGTCGTCAACGAGTTGGACTCGACCGTCGCGACTTACGCTTGGGATCGCGAGCGCGGCGAACTCCATCCGATCGAGGTGGTGCCTGCGACGCCGAGCGAGTTCGTCGGGAACAACCGATCGGCGGAGATCGCCATCTCGGCCTCTGGCCAACACGTCTATGTCTCGAACCGCGGACACGACAGCATTGGCCTTTTCGCGATCGATAGTTCGTCCGGGAGGCTTTCGCCGGTCGCCTGGACCTCGACCGATGGCCGTGGCCCTCGGTTCTTCGCGTCCGATCTAAGCGAGGACCATTTTTACGCCGCCAACGAACTGACCGATTCAATCGTGGAGCTTCGGAGAACTCGGGCCAGCGGCATGCTGGTTCAGACTGGGCGCGTGATCGAGAGCGGCACGCCGGTGTGTATTCTGTTCGCTCCAGCCTAG
- a CDS encoding MFS transporter, whose amino-acid sequence MPNHQRADRPWPTLVILALAMGGFAIGTTEFATMSLLPFFATSLGIDAPTAGHVISAYALGVVVGAPVIAVLTARMPRRTLLMALMAMFALGNGLSALAPSYGSMMVFRFLSGLPHGAYFGTASVVATSLVPTNKRTQAVGQVLLGLTVATIIGVPLANWLGQAVGWRWSFGVVAALGLIALTLVALFAPRETADLQSSPLGELGALKVPQVWLTLAIGAIGFGGLFAVYTYLASTLTAVTGVSDHVVPIVLCIFGIGLTAGNLIVPRFADRALMPTAGVLLLWSAAMLALYVFAARSIWTISIDVFLIGVGAALATVLQTRLMDVSGKAQALPAALNHSAFNIANALGPWLGGMAIAAGFGWTSTGWVGALLALGGVVIWGVSVTVERQTSTRYRDLCPNEAD is encoded by the coding sequence GTGATCCTGGCTCTGGCCATGGGAGGCTTCGCCATCGGCACCACGGAATTCGCGACGATGAGCCTGCTGCCGTTCTTCGCGACCTCCCTGGGCATCGACGCCCCGACCGCGGGGCACGTGATCAGCGCCTATGCTCTGGGTGTCGTCGTCGGCGCGCCGGTGATCGCGGTGCTGACGGCGCGGATGCCACGCCGGACCCTGCTCATGGCGCTGATGGCGATGTTCGCGCTGGGCAACGGCCTCAGCGCGCTGGCGCCGAGCTATGGCTCGATGATGGTGTTTCGTTTCCTGAGCGGCCTGCCCCATGGCGCCTATTTCGGCACGGCATCGGTGGTCGCCACGTCCCTCGTGCCCACGAACAAGCGGACTCAGGCGGTCGGACAGGTCCTTCTCGGCCTCACGGTTGCGACCATCATCGGCGTGCCCCTGGCGAATTGGCTCGGGCAGGCCGTTGGCTGGCGATGGAGCTTCGGCGTCGTCGCAGCACTCGGGCTGATCGCCCTTACGCTCGTGGCCCTCTTCGCGCCGCGCGAGACGGCAGACCTACAGTCGAGCCCGCTGGGCGAGCTGGGCGCGCTCAAGGTGCCGCAAGTCTGGCTGACGCTCGCGATCGGCGCCATCGGCTTCGGCGGCCTGTTCGCCGTCTACACGTATCTGGCGTCGACACTCACGGCGGTCACCGGAGTGTCTGATCACGTCGTCCCGATCGTTCTCTGCATCTTCGGGATCGGCCTGACGGCGGGCAACCTGATCGTGCCACGCTTCGCCGATCGCGCGCTCATGCCGACGGCAGGCGTGCTGCTGCTGTGGTCCGCGGCGATGCTGGCGCTCTACGTTTTCGCCGCGAGGAGCATTTGGACGATCTCGATAGACGTCTTCCTGATCGGGGTCGGGGCCGCCCTCGCGACCGTGCTGCAGACGCGCCTCATGGACGTATCCGGCAAGGCGCAAGCATTGCCAGCAGCCCTCAACCATTCGGCTTTCAACATCGCCAACGCCCTCGGCCCTTGGCTCGGCGGCATGGCGATTGCGGCGGGATTCGGCTGGACCTCGACGGGCTGGGTCGGCGCGTTGCTCGCCCTCGGCGGCGTCGTAATCTGGGGCGTGTCTGTGACGGTCGAGCGCCAAACCTCAACGCGGTATCGGGATTTGTGCCCGAACGAAGCCGATTAG